Proteins from one Candidatus Zixiibacteriota bacterium genomic window:
- a CDS encoding NmrA/HSCARG family protein, which translates to MSEKKIIAVVGATGAQGGGLVRAILNDRTGGFIARALTRDVNSDKAKELAQLGAEVVAVNVDDPGSLKRAFKGAYGAFCVTFFWDHFSAEKEVAEARSMAEAAKEAGLKHVIWSTLEDTRKWVPLDDNRMPTLQGKYKVPHFDGKGEADKAFAQVGVPTTFLLTSFYWDNFIHFGMGPQKDQSGSFAITFPMGDKKLPGIAAEDIGRCAYGIFKKGQEYIGKTVGIAGEHLTGTQMAAAFSKAVGKEVRYNAVEPEVYRSFGFPGADDLGNMFQFKRDFEEYFCGVRQPETAKILNPDLQTFDSWLARNGNRIPIK; encoded by the coding sequence ATGAGTGAGAAGAAGATCATCGCTGTTGTCGGCGCCACCGGTGCTCAAGGGGGCGGGTTGGTTCGCGCTATCTTGAATGACCGGACCGGCGGGTTCATCGCGCGAGCGCTCACCCGCGATGTAAATTCGGACAAGGCGAAGGAACTCGCGCAGCTCGGCGCCGAAGTTGTTGCCGTGAACGTGGATGATCCCGGGAGTTTGAAACGCGCTTTCAAGGGCGCGTACGGAGCGTTCTGCGTAACGTTTTTCTGGGATCATTTTTCAGCCGAAAAAGAGGTAGCGGAGGCCCGTTCGATGGCTGAGGCCGCCAAAGAGGCCGGTCTGAAACATGTCATCTGGTCAACTCTGGAGGACACCCGCAAGTGGGTGCCGCTCGATGACAACCGGATGCCTACCCTTCAGGGAAAGTACAAAGTGCCGCATTTCGACGGCAAGGGTGAGGCGGACAAAGCATTTGCGCAGGTCGGAGTCCCGACAACCTTTCTGCTCACCTCGTTCTACTGGGATAATTTCATTCATTTCGGCATGGGTCCGCAGAAGGATCAAAGCGGCTCGTTCGCCATCACGTTCCCAATGGGAGACAAGAAACTGCCCGGGATCGCAGCCGAAGATATCGGCAGGTGTGCCTATGGCATCTTCAAGAAGGGGCAGGAGTATATCGGCAAGACGGTCGGCATCGCCGGCGAGCATCTCACCGGCACGCAGATGGCGGCCGCCTTCAGCAAAGCTGTTGGCAAAGAGGTCCGGTACAACGCAGTCGAACCCGAAGTATACCGGAGTTTCGGCTTTCCCGGAGCCGATGACCTGGGGAATATGTTCCAGTTCAAGCGTGACTTCGAGGAATACTTCTGCGGCGTGCGCCAACCTGAGACGGCGAAAATTCTCAACCCGGATCTTCAGACGTTTGACAGTTGGCTGGCCAGGAACGGGAACCGCATCCCGATCAAGTAA
- a CDS encoding integrase core domain-containing protein encodes MGIHQAFTSYNNPKGNAVTERMMRALKEELIWLREWRDPHELSAALDQWIETYNETWLHSALGYRTPNRVEETYNLTTRTLLENAG; translated from the coding sequence TTGGGGATTCATCAGGCCTTCACCAGCTACAACAACCCGAAAGGAAACGCCGTCACTGAGCGGATGATGCGGGCGCTCAAAGAGGAACTGATCTGGTTACGGGAATGGCGCGACCCACATGAACTATCGGCCGCCCTCGACCAGTGGATCGAAACCTATAACGAGACCTGGTTACACTCGGCGCTGGGATACCGGACCCCCAACCGGGTCGAAGAAACCTATAACCTGACCACGAGGACTCTCTTAGAAAACGCTGGCTAA
- a CDS encoding DinB family protein — MAENVANELITRQIFPILQETFEKVEGIYLDRGTSLCETLDTLSAAEASRPTTPGGTSIAGHVEHIRFYLRVMNDYMDGKFYEKLDWKQSWLVHTVSEQEWTELRQRVRDDYRGLLAHLQSFPDWNDERRLGGVIAVVAHTAFHIGAIRQMVKVVRG, encoded by the coding sequence ATGGCAGAGAATGTCGCCAACGAATTGATCACCAGGCAGATATTCCCGATTCTGCAAGAAACTTTCGAGAAAGTTGAGGGGATTTATCTCGACCGAGGAACATCGCTGTGCGAGACGCTGGACACTCTATCCGCGGCTGAGGCATCGCGTCCCACCACGCCGGGCGGCACGAGTATTGCGGGGCATGTGGAACATATCCGGTTTTACCTTCGCGTGATGAACGACTACATGGATGGCAAGTTCTACGAGAAGCTGGACTGGAAACAGAGCTGGCTGGTTCACACGGTGTCGGAGCAGGAATGGACGGAACTTCGGCAGCGCGTTCGGGACGATTACCGGGGACTTCTGGCGCACCTTCAGAGTTTCCCGGACTGGAACGACGAGCGTCGATTGGGTGGGGTGATAGCGGTAGTGGCGCACACCGCCTTCCACATCGGCGCAATCAGACAGATGGTGAAGGTGGTGAGGGGATGA
- a CDS encoding DinB family protein yields the protein MTPEFRSTAPDQFEYAPYYGKYITAISHGDILTTLSDQVSDARALFSGLSDEQAMYSYAPEKWNIKEILGHVIDAERVFAYRALRIARADRTALASFEHDDYVKVAKFSQRPLPVLLTEFEHVRAASVDLFTHLDDEAWSRKGTASGFAVSVRALAWIIAGHELHHRRIIQARYLKSQ from the coding sequence ATGACACCAGAATTCCGATCCACCGCCCCTGATCAGTTCGAATATGCCCCTTACTACGGGAAGTATATCACTGCCATATCACATGGTGACATTCTAACCACATTGTCAGACCAGGTTTCCGATGCCCGCGCGTTGTTCTCCGGCCTGTCCGATGAGCAAGCGATGTACTCCTATGCTCCCGAGAAGTGGAACATCAAAGAGATTCTCGGGCATGTGATCGATGCCGAGCGCGTCTTTGCCTATCGGGCGCTTCGGATCGCCCGGGCTGACAGAACGGCACTGGCGAGTTTTGAACACGATGACTATGTGAAGGTGGCGAAGTTTTCACAGCGGCCGCTTCCGGTCTTGCTGACCGAATTCGAGCATGTTCGCGCCGCCTCAGTAGACTTGTTCACGCACCTTGACGATGAAGCCTGGTCCCGCAAGGGAACCGCCAGCGGGTTCGCGGTGAGTGTGCGGGCGCTGGCGTGGATAATAGCCGGGCACGAGCTCCACCACCGTCGGATCATACAGGCGCGCTACCTGAAATCTCAGTAA
- a CDS encoding transposase produces the protein MTFSTHRRLPMLTNNVFRGAVAASIESVCRQTNCQLLAWVVMPEHVHLVLVPPLDVKIGAVIGEIKKRSAKIIHEVLVRHNSPLQQRLTIVRDGEPRFVFWMRRCFDYNCRTEEGVRRAIAYCHWNPVKRGMVRAPEDYVWSSAKWYGDGADVE, from the coding sequence GTGACATTCAGCACACACCGCCGGTTGCCGATGCTCACCAACAACGTATTTAGAGGCGCTGTGGCCGCATCGATCGAATCGGTCTGCCGACAGACGAACTGCCAGTTATTGGCATGGGTCGTCATGCCTGAGCATGTGCATCTCGTGCTTGTCCCACCGCTTGATGTGAAGATCGGGGCGGTAATTGGAGAAATCAAGAAACGCTCAGCGAAGATTATTCACGAGGTACTCGTGCGTCACAACAGCCCTTTGCAACAGCGACTCACCATCGTCCGCGACGGCGAGCCGAGGTTTGTATTCTGGATGAGGCGATGTTTTGATTATAATTGCCGGACTGAGGAGGGAGTGCGTCGAGCCATCGCCTACTGCCATTGGAACCCTGTCAAGAGAGGGATGGTGCGGGCTCCAGAGGACTATGTTTGGTCGAGCGCCAAGTGGTATGGGGACGGCGCAGATGTAGAATAG